The following coding sequences are from one Eleginops maclovinus isolate JMC-PN-2008 ecotype Puerto Natales chromosome 13, JC_Emac_rtc_rv5, whole genome shotgun sequence window:
- the LOC134874847 gene encoding T-cell differentiation antigen CD6-like isoform X2 — MGSSVTQIKREQERKPHSVPTGSVDVTLFPLSVYNMKLLKCIVIIQLSCLCLVRTENQVRAEGNYSGAVIQEAFNSDPYVHRLAGKCSFMLRMGGNRSSDVVALPADSLDELTEQMCQDLDCGSVFHVNKTNSPSNATCFHDCWYRDGRLQNCSQSEGSNCSVIVEVVCGHRAVQLVGGSGRCAGRVELWRNGEWGTVCDDQWDLRDANVVCAQLGCGYTVSVTGQGGSFPPGRGPVHRDELNCTGREESLWDCPATQEEPDCGHKEDAGIICSEMKAVRLTGGLDRCSGKVEIHRNGSWGMLCDNCWNKNMASMVCSMLQCGTEPAKFTQFDPPLILNNGTLWYYICDQNAQNLWQCSEYVNKTYLCDTSKASAVICKGSLGFAESTTASGSTVMTSWTTVSPAEGFSLPSPKLLSIMALALLLLLLVVLITNSVLCCHYRRRHALLIQQTRSNPRTLSEHPNSYQDSVDLVKVTTYPLQNEAPSNPRYLWTQHSSVDSSSVDTDHEQYEQSNDPSVPLSTFRNSQRYRTDVNPFMRLSGLHSLSEEGCNGDAGAQYARVSKITVDSFDTSSTSSGECYENTSNNYITLPPEPEPGQSSGVSDAFHPSMLDYSNNQLFPKQTANLQKSDEEGDCPIYSPVSPDKNLSSDDDYDDIDTLE; from the exons ATGGGAAGTTCTGTCACTCAGATAAAGAGGGAACAAGAGAGGAAGCCTCACTCAGTGCCAACAGGCTCCGTAGATGTTACACTGTTTCCCCTTTCTGTCTACAACATGAAGCTGCTGAAATGCATTGTAATCATCCAACTGAGCTGTCTTTGCCTAG TCCGAACTGAAAACCAGGTGAGAGCCGAGGGAAACTATTCAGGAGCGGTAATACAAGAGGCATTCAACA GTGACCCTTATGTTCACAGACTTGCTGGTAAATGCAGCTTCATGCTGAGGATGGGTGGAAACAGGAGCAGTGATGTGGTGGCTTTACCAGCAGACTCTTTGGATGAGCTGACTGAACAGATGTGCCAGGATCTGGACTGTGGCAGCGTCTTTCATGTGAATAAAACCAACTCGCCTTCCAATGCCACCTGCTTTCACGACTGCTGGTACAGAGATGGTCGTTTGCAGAACTGTTCACAGAGTGAGGGGAGTAACTGCTCTGTGATCGTTGAAGTTGTCTGCG GCCACCGGGCTGTGCAGCTGGTCGGGGGCTCAGGTCGCTGTGCTGGAAGGGTGGAGCTGTGGAGAAATGGAGAGTGGGGCACGGTGTGTGACGACCAGTGGGACCTGCGGGATGCCAACGTGGTGTGTGCTCAGCTTGGCTGCGGATACACGGTTAGTGTGACGGGACAGGGCGGCTCCTTCCCCCCGGGCAGAGGACCCGTCCACCGGGACGAGCTGAACTGCACCGGCCGAGAGGAGAGCCTATGGGACTGTCCGGCCACACAGGAAGAGCCCGACTGCGGACACAAAGAGGATGCTGGGATCATATGCTCAG AGATGAAAGCAGTCAGACTAACTGGAGGTCTGGACCGCTGCTCTGGTAAAGTGGAGATCCACCGTAATGGAAGCTGGGGAATGTTGTGTGATAACTGCTGGAATAAAAACATGGCTTCCATGGTGTGCTCCATGCTGCAGTGTGGCACTGAGCCAGCAAAATTCACACAGTTTGATCCTCCTCTCATCCTCAACAACGGGACACTGTGGTACTATATCTGTGATCAAAACGCTCAGAATCTGTGGCAGTGCAGCGAGTACGTCAACAAAACATACCTGTGCGATACCTCAAAAGCATCTGCCGTCATATGTAAGG GTTCCCTCGGTTTTGCTGAATCCACCACAGCATCTGGGTCAACTGTAATGACCAGTTGGACTACTG TCAGTCCTGCTGAAGGCTTCTCCTTACCATCTCCAAAGCTGCTCAGCATCATGGCTCtggctctcctgctgctgctcctcgtAGTGCTCATTACCAACTCAGTGCTGTGCTGCCATTACAGGAGGAGACACG CGCTCTTGATCCAGCAGACACGCAGCAACCCTCGCACCCTCTCTGAACATCCTAACAGCTACCAGGACTCTGTCGACCTCGTAAAGGTCACTACCTACCCACTGCAGAACGAAg CCCCATCCAATCCCAGGTATCTGTGGACTCAGCATAGTAGTGTTGACAGCTCTTCAGTAGATACAGACCATGAGCAGTATGAGCAAAGCAATGACCCGTCTGTCCCTTTATCCACCTTTCGGA ATTCTCAGAGGTACAGAACAGACGTGAACCCTTTCATGAGGCTTTCAGGTCTCCACAGCCTCTCTGAGGAAG GCTGTAACGGCGACGCAGGGGCTCAGTACGCCAGAGTGTCAAAGATCACAGTGGACTCGTTCGATACGTCCAGCACCTCCTCGGGGGAGTGCTACGAGAACACCAGCAACAACTACATCACGCTCCCTCCTG AACCAGAACCGGGTCAGTCATCTGGTGTCAGCGATGCTTTTCACCCTTCAATGCTCGACTATAGCAACAATCAACTTTTCcccaaacaaacagcaaaccTGCAGAAATCAG ATGAGGAAGGAGACTGCCCCATCTACTCCCCTGTGAGCCCCGACAAAAACCTTTCATCTGATGATGACTACGATGACATCGACACTTTAGAGTAA
- the LOC134874847 gene encoding T-cell differentiation antigen CD6-like isoform X4 yields MGSSVTQIKREQERKPHSVPTGSVDVTLFPLSVYNMKLLKCIVIIQLSCLCLVRTENQVRAEGNYSGAVIQEAFNSDPYVHRLAGKCSFMLRMGGNRSSDVVALPADSLDELTEQMCQDLDCGSVFHVNKTNSPSNATCFHDCWYRDGRLQNCSQSEGSNCSVIVEVVCGHRAVQLVGGSGRCAGRVELWRNGEWGTVCDDQWDLRDANVVCAQLGCGYTVSVTGQGGSFPPGRGPVHRDELNCTGREESLWDCPATQEEPDCGHKEDAGIICSEMKAVRLTGGLDRCSGKVEIHRNGSWGMLCDNCWNKNMASMVCSMLQCGTEPAKFTQFDPPLILNNGTLWYYICDQNAQNLWQCSEYVNKTYLCDTSKASAVICKGSLGFAESTTASGSTVMTSWTTVSPAEGFSLPSPKLLSIMALALLLLLLVVLITNSVLCCHYRRRHALLIQQTRSNPRTLSEHPNSYQDSVDLVKVTTYPLQNEDSQRYRTDVNPFMRLSGLHSLSEEAPAPESSEEVMGMFSGCNGDAGAQYARVSKITVDSFDTSSTSSGECYENTSNNYITLPPEPEPGQSSGVSDAFHPSMLDYSNNQLFPKQTANLQKSDEEGDCPIYSPVSPDKNLSSDDDYDDIDTLE; encoded by the exons ATGGGAAGTTCTGTCACTCAGATAAAGAGGGAACAAGAGAGGAAGCCTCACTCAGTGCCAACAGGCTCCGTAGATGTTACACTGTTTCCCCTTTCTGTCTACAACATGAAGCTGCTGAAATGCATTGTAATCATCCAACTGAGCTGTCTTTGCCTAG TCCGAACTGAAAACCAGGTGAGAGCCGAGGGAAACTATTCAGGAGCGGTAATACAAGAGGCATTCAACA GTGACCCTTATGTTCACAGACTTGCTGGTAAATGCAGCTTCATGCTGAGGATGGGTGGAAACAGGAGCAGTGATGTGGTGGCTTTACCAGCAGACTCTTTGGATGAGCTGACTGAACAGATGTGCCAGGATCTGGACTGTGGCAGCGTCTTTCATGTGAATAAAACCAACTCGCCTTCCAATGCCACCTGCTTTCACGACTGCTGGTACAGAGATGGTCGTTTGCAGAACTGTTCACAGAGTGAGGGGAGTAACTGCTCTGTGATCGTTGAAGTTGTCTGCG GCCACCGGGCTGTGCAGCTGGTCGGGGGCTCAGGTCGCTGTGCTGGAAGGGTGGAGCTGTGGAGAAATGGAGAGTGGGGCACGGTGTGTGACGACCAGTGGGACCTGCGGGATGCCAACGTGGTGTGTGCTCAGCTTGGCTGCGGATACACGGTTAGTGTGACGGGACAGGGCGGCTCCTTCCCCCCGGGCAGAGGACCCGTCCACCGGGACGAGCTGAACTGCACCGGCCGAGAGGAGAGCCTATGGGACTGTCCGGCCACACAGGAAGAGCCCGACTGCGGACACAAAGAGGATGCTGGGATCATATGCTCAG AGATGAAAGCAGTCAGACTAACTGGAGGTCTGGACCGCTGCTCTGGTAAAGTGGAGATCCACCGTAATGGAAGCTGGGGAATGTTGTGTGATAACTGCTGGAATAAAAACATGGCTTCCATGGTGTGCTCCATGCTGCAGTGTGGCACTGAGCCAGCAAAATTCACACAGTTTGATCCTCCTCTCATCCTCAACAACGGGACACTGTGGTACTATATCTGTGATCAAAACGCTCAGAATCTGTGGCAGTGCAGCGAGTACGTCAACAAAACATACCTGTGCGATACCTCAAAAGCATCTGCCGTCATATGTAAGG GTTCCCTCGGTTTTGCTGAATCCACCACAGCATCTGGGTCAACTGTAATGACCAGTTGGACTACTG TCAGTCCTGCTGAAGGCTTCTCCTTACCATCTCCAAAGCTGCTCAGCATCATGGCTCtggctctcctgctgctgctcctcgtAGTGCTCATTACCAACTCAGTGCTGTGCTGCCATTACAGGAGGAGACACG CGCTCTTGATCCAGCAGACACGCAGCAACCCTCGCACCCTCTCTGAACATCCTAACAGCTACCAGGACTCTGTCGACCTCGTAAAGGTCACTACCTACCCACTGCAGAACGAAg ATTCTCAGAGGTACAGAACAGACGTGAACCCTTTCATGAGGCTTTCAGGTCTCCACAGCCTCTCTGAGGAAG CCCCAGCCCCTGAATCCTCAGAAGAAGTGATGGGAATGTTTTCAGGCTGTAACGGCGACGCAGGGGCTCAGTACGCCAGAGTGTCAAAGATCACAGTGGACTCGTTCGATACGTCCAGCACCTCCTCGGGGGAGTGCTACGAGAACACCAGCAACAACTACATCACGCTCCCTCCTG AACCAGAACCGGGTCAGTCATCTGGTGTCAGCGATGCTTTTCACCCTTCAATGCTCGACTATAGCAACAATCAACTTTTCcccaaacaaacagcaaaccTGCAGAAATCAG ATGAGGAAGGAGACTGCCCCATCTACTCCCCTGTGAGCCCCGACAAAAACCTTTCATCTGATGATGACTACGATGACATCGACACTTTAGAGTAA
- the LOC134874847 gene encoding T-cell differentiation antigen CD6-like isoform X1: MGSSVTQIKREQERKPHSVPTGSVDVTLFPLSVYNMKLLKCIVIIQLSCLCLVRTENQVRAEGNYSGAVIQEAFNSDPYVHRLAGKCSFMLRMGGNRSSDVVALPADSLDELTEQMCQDLDCGSVFHVNKTNSPSNATCFHDCWYRDGRLQNCSQSEGSNCSVIVEVVCGHRAVQLVGGSGRCAGRVELWRNGEWGTVCDDQWDLRDANVVCAQLGCGYTVSVTGQGGSFPPGRGPVHRDELNCTGREESLWDCPATQEEPDCGHKEDAGIICSEMKAVRLTGGLDRCSGKVEIHRNGSWGMLCDNCWNKNMASMVCSMLQCGTEPAKFTQFDPPLILNNGTLWYYICDQNAQNLWQCSEYVNKTYLCDTSKASAVICKGSLGFAESTTASGSTVMTSWTTVSPAEGFSLPSPKLLSIMALALLLLLLVVLITNSVLCCHYRRRHALLIQQTRSNPRTLSEHPNSYQDSVDLVKVTTYPLQNEAPSNPRYLWTQHSSVDSSSVDTDHEQYEQSNDPSVPLSTFRNSQRYRTDVNPFMRLSGLHSLSEEAPAPESSEEVMGMFSGCNGDAGAQYARVSKITVDSFDTSSTSSGECYENTSNNYITLPPEPEPGQSSGVSDAFHPSMLDYSNNQLFPKQTANLQKSDEEGDCPIYSPVSPDKNLSSDDDYDDIDTLE; encoded by the exons ATGGGAAGTTCTGTCACTCAGATAAAGAGGGAACAAGAGAGGAAGCCTCACTCAGTGCCAACAGGCTCCGTAGATGTTACACTGTTTCCCCTTTCTGTCTACAACATGAAGCTGCTGAAATGCATTGTAATCATCCAACTGAGCTGTCTTTGCCTAG TCCGAACTGAAAACCAGGTGAGAGCCGAGGGAAACTATTCAGGAGCGGTAATACAAGAGGCATTCAACA GTGACCCTTATGTTCACAGACTTGCTGGTAAATGCAGCTTCATGCTGAGGATGGGTGGAAACAGGAGCAGTGATGTGGTGGCTTTACCAGCAGACTCTTTGGATGAGCTGACTGAACAGATGTGCCAGGATCTGGACTGTGGCAGCGTCTTTCATGTGAATAAAACCAACTCGCCTTCCAATGCCACCTGCTTTCACGACTGCTGGTACAGAGATGGTCGTTTGCAGAACTGTTCACAGAGTGAGGGGAGTAACTGCTCTGTGATCGTTGAAGTTGTCTGCG GCCACCGGGCTGTGCAGCTGGTCGGGGGCTCAGGTCGCTGTGCTGGAAGGGTGGAGCTGTGGAGAAATGGAGAGTGGGGCACGGTGTGTGACGACCAGTGGGACCTGCGGGATGCCAACGTGGTGTGTGCTCAGCTTGGCTGCGGATACACGGTTAGTGTGACGGGACAGGGCGGCTCCTTCCCCCCGGGCAGAGGACCCGTCCACCGGGACGAGCTGAACTGCACCGGCCGAGAGGAGAGCCTATGGGACTGTCCGGCCACACAGGAAGAGCCCGACTGCGGACACAAAGAGGATGCTGGGATCATATGCTCAG AGATGAAAGCAGTCAGACTAACTGGAGGTCTGGACCGCTGCTCTGGTAAAGTGGAGATCCACCGTAATGGAAGCTGGGGAATGTTGTGTGATAACTGCTGGAATAAAAACATGGCTTCCATGGTGTGCTCCATGCTGCAGTGTGGCACTGAGCCAGCAAAATTCACACAGTTTGATCCTCCTCTCATCCTCAACAACGGGACACTGTGGTACTATATCTGTGATCAAAACGCTCAGAATCTGTGGCAGTGCAGCGAGTACGTCAACAAAACATACCTGTGCGATACCTCAAAAGCATCTGCCGTCATATGTAAGG GTTCCCTCGGTTTTGCTGAATCCACCACAGCATCTGGGTCAACTGTAATGACCAGTTGGACTACTG TCAGTCCTGCTGAAGGCTTCTCCTTACCATCTCCAAAGCTGCTCAGCATCATGGCTCtggctctcctgctgctgctcctcgtAGTGCTCATTACCAACTCAGTGCTGTGCTGCCATTACAGGAGGAGACACG CGCTCTTGATCCAGCAGACACGCAGCAACCCTCGCACCCTCTCTGAACATCCTAACAGCTACCAGGACTCTGTCGACCTCGTAAAGGTCACTACCTACCCACTGCAGAACGAAg CCCCATCCAATCCCAGGTATCTGTGGACTCAGCATAGTAGTGTTGACAGCTCTTCAGTAGATACAGACCATGAGCAGTATGAGCAAAGCAATGACCCGTCTGTCCCTTTATCCACCTTTCGGA ATTCTCAGAGGTACAGAACAGACGTGAACCCTTTCATGAGGCTTTCAGGTCTCCACAGCCTCTCTGAGGAAG CCCCAGCCCCTGAATCCTCAGAAGAAGTGATGGGAATGTTTTCAGGCTGTAACGGCGACGCAGGGGCTCAGTACGCCAGAGTGTCAAAGATCACAGTGGACTCGTTCGATACGTCCAGCACCTCCTCGGGGGAGTGCTACGAGAACACCAGCAACAACTACATCACGCTCCCTCCTG AACCAGAACCGGGTCAGTCATCTGGTGTCAGCGATGCTTTTCACCCTTCAATGCTCGACTATAGCAACAATCAACTTTTCcccaaacaaacagcaaaccTGCAGAAATCAG ATGAGGAAGGAGACTGCCCCATCTACTCCCCTGTGAGCCCCGACAAAAACCTTTCATCTGATGATGACTACGATGACATCGACACTTTAGAGTAA
- the LOC134874847 gene encoding T-cell differentiation antigen CD6-like isoform X3 — protein MGSSVTQIKREQERKPHSVPTGSVDVTLFPLSVYNMKLLKCIVIIQLSCLCLVRTENQVRAEGNYSGAVIQEAFNSDPYVHRLAGKCSFMLRMGGNRSSDVVALPADSLDELTEQMCQDLDCGSVFHVNKTNSPSNATCFHDCWYRDGRLQNCSQSEGSNCSVIVEVVCGHRAVQLVGGSGRCAGRVELWRNGEWGTVCDDQWDLRDANVVCAQLGCGYTVSVTGQGGSFPPGRGPVHRDELNCTGREESLWDCPATQEEPDCGHKEDAGIICSEMKAVRLTGGLDRCSGKVEIHRNGSWGMLCDNCWNKNMASMVCSMLQCGTEPAKFTQFDPPLILNNGTLWYYICDQNAQNLWQCSEYVNKTYLCDTSKASAVICKGSLGFAESTTASGSTVMTSWTTVSPAEGFSLPSPKLLSIMALALLLLLLVVLITNSVLCCHYRRRHALLIQQTRSNPRTLSEHPNSYQDSVDLVKVTTYPLQNEAPSNPRYLWTQHSSVDSSSVDTDHEQYEQSNDPSVPLSTFRNSQRYRTDVNPFMRLSGLHSLSEEAPAPESSEEVMGMFSGCNGDAGAQYARVSKITVDSFDTSSTSSGECYENTSNNYITLPPDEEGDCPIYSPVSPDKNLSSDDDYDDIDTLE, from the exons ATGGGAAGTTCTGTCACTCAGATAAAGAGGGAACAAGAGAGGAAGCCTCACTCAGTGCCAACAGGCTCCGTAGATGTTACACTGTTTCCCCTTTCTGTCTACAACATGAAGCTGCTGAAATGCATTGTAATCATCCAACTGAGCTGTCTTTGCCTAG TCCGAACTGAAAACCAGGTGAGAGCCGAGGGAAACTATTCAGGAGCGGTAATACAAGAGGCATTCAACA GTGACCCTTATGTTCACAGACTTGCTGGTAAATGCAGCTTCATGCTGAGGATGGGTGGAAACAGGAGCAGTGATGTGGTGGCTTTACCAGCAGACTCTTTGGATGAGCTGACTGAACAGATGTGCCAGGATCTGGACTGTGGCAGCGTCTTTCATGTGAATAAAACCAACTCGCCTTCCAATGCCACCTGCTTTCACGACTGCTGGTACAGAGATGGTCGTTTGCAGAACTGTTCACAGAGTGAGGGGAGTAACTGCTCTGTGATCGTTGAAGTTGTCTGCG GCCACCGGGCTGTGCAGCTGGTCGGGGGCTCAGGTCGCTGTGCTGGAAGGGTGGAGCTGTGGAGAAATGGAGAGTGGGGCACGGTGTGTGACGACCAGTGGGACCTGCGGGATGCCAACGTGGTGTGTGCTCAGCTTGGCTGCGGATACACGGTTAGTGTGACGGGACAGGGCGGCTCCTTCCCCCCGGGCAGAGGACCCGTCCACCGGGACGAGCTGAACTGCACCGGCCGAGAGGAGAGCCTATGGGACTGTCCGGCCACACAGGAAGAGCCCGACTGCGGACACAAAGAGGATGCTGGGATCATATGCTCAG AGATGAAAGCAGTCAGACTAACTGGAGGTCTGGACCGCTGCTCTGGTAAAGTGGAGATCCACCGTAATGGAAGCTGGGGAATGTTGTGTGATAACTGCTGGAATAAAAACATGGCTTCCATGGTGTGCTCCATGCTGCAGTGTGGCACTGAGCCAGCAAAATTCACACAGTTTGATCCTCCTCTCATCCTCAACAACGGGACACTGTGGTACTATATCTGTGATCAAAACGCTCAGAATCTGTGGCAGTGCAGCGAGTACGTCAACAAAACATACCTGTGCGATACCTCAAAAGCATCTGCCGTCATATGTAAGG GTTCCCTCGGTTTTGCTGAATCCACCACAGCATCTGGGTCAACTGTAATGACCAGTTGGACTACTG TCAGTCCTGCTGAAGGCTTCTCCTTACCATCTCCAAAGCTGCTCAGCATCATGGCTCtggctctcctgctgctgctcctcgtAGTGCTCATTACCAACTCAGTGCTGTGCTGCCATTACAGGAGGAGACACG CGCTCTTGATCCAGCAGACACGCAGCAACCCTCGCACCCTCTCTGAACATCCTAACAGCTACCAGGACTCTGTCGACCTCGTAAAGGTCACTACCTACCCACTGCAGAACGAAg CCCCATCCAATCCCAGGTATCTGTGGACTCAGCATAGTAGTGTTGACAGCTCTTCAGTAGATACAGACCATGAGCAGTATGAGCAAAGCAATGACCCGTCTGTCCCTTTATCCACCTTTCGGA ATTCTCAGAGGTACAGAACAGACGTGAACCCTTTCATGAGGCTTTCAGGTCTCCACAGCCTCTCTGAGGAAG CCCCAGCCCCTGAATCCTCAGAAGAAGTGATGGGAATGTTTTCAGGCTGTAACGGCGACGCAGGGGCTCAGTACGCCAGAGTGTCAAAGATCACAGTGGACTCGTTCGATACGTCCAGCACCTCCTCGGGGGAGTGCTACGAGAACACCAGCAACAACTACATCACGCTCCCTCCTG ATGAGGAAGGAGACTGCCCCATCTACTCCCCTGTGAGCCCCGACAAAAACCTTTCATCTGATGATGACTACGATGACATCGACACTTTAGAGTAA
- the LOC134874847 gene encoding T-cell differentiation antigen CD6-like isoform X5, whose amino-acid sequence MGSSVTQIKREQERKPHSVPTGSVDVTLFPLSVYNMKLLKCIVIIQLSCLCLVRTENQVRAEGNYSGAVIQEAFNSDPYVHRLAGKCSFMLRMGGNRSSDVVALPADSLDELTEQMCQDLDCGSVFHVNKTNSPSNATCFHDCWYRDGRLQNCSQSEGSNCSVIVEVVCGHRAVQLVGGSGRCAGRVELWRNGEWGTVCDDQWDLRDANVVCAQLGCGYTVSVTGQGGSFPPGRGPVHRDELNCTGREESLWDCPATQEEPDCGHKEDAGIICSEMKAVRLTGGLDRCSGKVEIHRNGSWGMLCDNCWNKNMASMVCSMLQCGTEPAKFTQFDPPLILNNGTLWYYICDQNAQNLWQCSEYVNKTYLCDTSKASAVICKGSLGFAESTTASGSTVMTSWTTVSPAEGFSLPSPKLLSIMALALLLLLLVVLITNSVLCCHYRRRHALLIQQTRSNPRTLSEHPNSYQDSVDLVKVTTYPLQNEDSQRYRTDVNPFMRLSGLHSLSEEGCNGDAGAQYARVSKITVDSFDTSSTSSGECYENTSNNYITLPPEPEPGQSSGVSDAFHPSMLDYSNNQLFPKQTANLQKSDEEGDCPIYSPVSPDKNLSSDDDYDDIDTLE is encoded by the exons ATGGGAAGTTCTGTCACTCAGATAAAGAGGGAACAAGAGAGGAAGCCTCACTCAGTGCCAACAGGCTCCGTAGATGTTACACTGTTTCCCCTTTCTGTCTACAACATGAAGCTGCTGAAATGCATTGTAATCATCCAACTGAGCTGTCTTTGCCTAG TCCGAACTGAAAACCAGGTGAGAGCCGAGGGAAACTATTCAGGAGCGGTAATACAAGAGGCATTCAACA GTGACCCTTATGTTCACAGACTTGCTGGTAAATGCAGCTTCATGCTGAGGATGGGTGGAAACAGGAGCAGTGATGTGGTGGCTTTACCAGCAGACTCTTTGGATGAGCTGACTGAACAGATGTGCCAGGATCTGGACTGTGGCAGCGTCTTTCATGTGAATAAAACCAACTCGCCTTCCAATGCCACCTGCTTTCACGACTGCTGGTACAGAGATGGTCGTTTGCAGAACTGTTCACAGAGTGAGGGGAGTAACTGCTCTGTGATCGTTGAAGTTGTCTGCG GCCACCGGGCTGTGCAGCTGGTCGGGGGCTCAGGTCGCTGTGCTGGAAGGGTGGAGCTGTGGAGAAATGGAGAGTGGGGCACGGTGTGTGACGACCAGTGGGACCTGCGGGATGCCAACGTGGTGTGTGCTCAGCTTGGCTGCGGATACACGGTTAGTGTGACGGGACAGGGCGGCTCCTTCCCCCCGGGCAGAGGACCCGTCCACCGGGACGAGCTGAACTGCACCGGCCGAGAGGAGAGCCTATGGGACTGTCCGGCCACACAGGAAGAGCCCGACTGCGGACACAAAGAGGATGCTGGGATCATATGCTCAG AGATGAAAGCAGTCAGACTAACTGGAGGTCTGGACCGCTGCTCTGGTAAAGTGGAGATCCACCGTAATGGAAGCTGGGGAATGTTGTGTGATAACTGCTGGAATAAAAACATGGCTTCCATGGTGTGCTCCATGCTGCAGTGTGGCACTGAGCCAGCAAAATTCACACAGTTTGATCCTCCTCTCATCCTCAACAACGGGACACTGTGGTACTATATCTGTGATCAAAACGCTCAGAATCTGTGGCAGTGCAGCGAGTACGTCAACAAAACATACCTGTGCGATACCTCAAAAGCATCTGCCGTCATATGTAAGG GTTCCCTCGGTTTTGCTGAATCCACCACAGCATCTGGGTCAACTGTAATGACCAGTTGGACTACTG TCAGTCCTGCTGAAGGCTTCTCCTTACCATCTCCAAAGCTGCTCAGCATCATGGCTCtggctctcctgctgctgctcctcgtAGTGCTCATTACCAACTCAGTGCTGTGCTGCCATTACAGGAGGAGACACG CGCTCTTGATCCAGCAGACACGCAGCAACCCTCGCACCCTCTCTGAACATCCTAACAGCTACCAGGACTCTGTCGACCTCGTAAAGGTCACTACCTACCCACTGCAGAACGAAg ATTCTCAGAGGTACAGAACAGACGTGAACCCTTTCATGAGGCTTTCAGGTCTCCACAGCCTCTCTGAGGAAG GCTGTAACGGCGACGCAGGGGCTCAGTACGCCAGAGTGTCAAAGATCACAGTGGACTCGTTCGATACGTCCAGCACCTCCTCGGGGGAGTGCTACGAGAACACCAGCAACAACTACATCACGCTCCCTCCTG AACCAGAACCGGGTCAGTCATCTGGTGTCAGCGATGCTTTTCACCCTTCAATGCTCGACTATAGCAACAATCAACTTTTCcccaaacaaacagcaaaccTGCAGAAATCAG ATGAGGAAGGAGACTGCCCCATCTACTCCCCTGTGAGCCCCGACAAAAACCTTTCATCTGATGATGACTACGATGACATCGACACTTTAGAGTAA